The following are encoded in a window of Ignavibacteriales bacterium genomic DNA:
- the radC gene encoding DNA repair protein RadC, with product MKVKELPIDDRPREKLTLRGSQSLSDAELIAILLRTGTKGKSVIQVAQELVQKSGGLNNLASQTSEAIQKHLGIGKDKAATLIAAFEISRRADAQKKLYSVKKITSPGDIAEVFIPLLRDKVKEEFYVVCLNSANKITKVELISVGNLNSSLVHPREVFKVAIENNSANIILLHNHPSGNTEPSNEDIVMTRKMVEAGKLMEIQVFDHIIIAGNNFTSLVEKRVI from the coding sequence ATGAAAGTTAAAGAATTGCCGATAGATGACCGCCCGCGTGAGAAATTAACTTTAAGAGGTTCACAAAGTTTATCTGATGCCGAACTTATTGCAATTCTCTTGCGAACAGGTACAAAAGGTAAAAGTGTTATTCAAGTAGCTCAGGAATTAGTTCAAAAGTCCGGTGGATTAAATAATCTTGCTTCGCAGACAAGTGAAGCTATTCAAAAACATCTTGGGATAGGGAAAGATAAAGCAGCCACACTAATTGCCGCATTTGAAATAAGCCGAAGAGCAGACGCTCAGAAAAAATTATATTCAGTGAAAAAAATTACTTCCCCCGGTGATATTGCAGAAGTTTTTATTCCTCTTTTGCGGGATAAAGTTAAAGAAGAATTTTATGTGGTGTGTTTAAATTCTGCTAATAAGATCACAAAAGTTGAATTGATCTCTGTTGGAAATCTAAATTCAAGTTTGGTTCATCCGCGGGAAGTATTTAAGGTAGCAATCGAAAATAATTCTGCAAATATTATTTTACTTCATAATCATCCAAGTGGAAATACCGAACCGAGTAATGAGGATATTGTTATGACACGTAAAATGGTTGAAGCCGGTAAACTGATGGAAATACAAGTTTTCGACCATATTATTATTGCTGGAAACAATTTCACCAGTTTGGTTGAAAAAAGAGTGATATAA
- a CDS encoding LysM peptidoglycan-binding domain-containing protein codes for MKIYKLLLASMFFMLLSVNLFAQDQEMTKEEWQNEINRLTEKKVSLTSELNSLKAEVANLNKMRDGLKAYDDCMNELYAMLGATKADIDNFRKQLAALTSKIDAQQAPKADRQAELDAMKKSKISALPEFFDKVQNQLQRKLDAWVEAPKEINYTVVKNDNLWNIAKKKEHYANPFAWPIIYKANRDQIKNPDLIFPKQNFKIPNLTEEEKAKYDKIRRNYKPAPPTQTQKPVTPAPAQKPATPAK; via the coding sequence ATGAAGATTTACAAATTATTATTAGCCAGCATGTTTTTTATGCTTCTCTCTGTCAATCTCTTTGCGCAGGATCAGGAAATGACCAAAGAGGAATGGCAGAATGAGATTAATCGTTTAACAGAGAAAAAAGTTTCTCTTACATCAGAATTGAATTCACTAAAAGCAGAAGTTGCTAATCTGAATAAGATGAGAGACGGCTTAAAAGCATACGATGACTGCATGAATGAACTTTATGCAATGCTTGGTGCTACAAAAGCCGATATAGATAATTTCAGAAAACAATTAGCAGCATTAACATCAAAGATAGATGCTCAACAAGCCCCGAAAGCTGATCGTCAAGCTGAACTTGATGCTATGAAGAAGAGCAAGATAAGCGCTCTTCCTGAATTCTTTGATAAAGTTCAAAACCAGCTTCAAAGAAAACTTGATGCATGGGTTGAAGCCCCCAAAGAAATAAACTATACAGTTGTAAAGAACGATAATCTTTGGAATATTGCTAAGAAGAAAGAACATTATGCAAATCCGTTTGCTTGGCCGATTATTTATAAAGCAAACAGAGATCAAATTAAGAATCCTGATCTAATTTTTCCGAAACAAAATTTCAAGATTCCAAATTTGACCGAAGAAGAAAAAGCAAAGTATGATAAAATCAGAAGAAATTATAAACCAGCACCTCCAACTCAAACACAAAAACCGGTTACTCCTGCTCCTGCACAAAAACCGGCTACTCCGGCTAAGTAA
- a CDS encoding PhoH family protein produces MDAIEKVIKEMIFVLNTTGKLQPADVYTIIDLTLQGKEIINGNDYDNIVLYSKKDVIKAKTPNQIVYAKSVRENDICFAIGPAGTGKTYLAVAFAIAALKKGIVKKIILARPAVEAGESLGFLPGDFREKIDPYLRPLYDALEEMIPSEQLRNYFEKNVVEIVPLAFMRGRTLNNAYVILDEAQNATAMQMKMFLTRLGPNSKSIITGDITQIDLPSFSQSGLVQVKEILKSVDGVSFVYFDKGDVVRHKLVKDIINAYEKHYSDNGKSA; encoded by the coding sequence GTGGACGCTATTGAAAAAGTTATCAAGGAGATGATTTTTGTTCTTAACACAACGGGTAAACTTCAACCGGCTGATGTATATACTATTATTGATCTGACGCTTCAAGGCAAAGAAATTATAAACGGTAATGATTATGATAATATTGTTCTCTACTCTAAGAAGGATGTAATTAAAGCTAAGACGCCGAATCAAATTGTTTATGCTAAAAGCGTTCGTGAAAATGATATTTGTTTTGCAATTGGTCCGGCAGGAACGGGAAAAACTTATTTAGCCGTTGCATTTGCCATAGCAGCGTTAAAAAAAGGAATTGTAAAAAAAATAATTTTAGCCCGCCCGGCAGTTGAAGCCGGGGAAAGTTTAGGATTCTTACCCGGCGATTTCAGAGAAAAGATTGATCCGTATTTACGCCCATTATACGATGCTCTTGAGGAAATGATTCCTTCGGAACAACTGAGAAATTATTTTGAGAAAAATGTTGTGGAAATCGTTCCGTTAGCATTTATGCGCGGCAGGACATTAAACAATGCTTATGTTATACTGGATGAAGCACAAAATGCAACTGCCATGCAAATGAAAATGTTTCTAACACGTTTAGGACCAAATTCCAAATCAATTATAACCGGAGATATTACGCAAATAGATTTACCTAGTTTTTCTCAAAGCGGATTAGTGCAAGTAAAAGAAATATTAAAAAGTGTAGATGGAGTTAGCTTTGTCTATTTTGATAAAGGCGATGTAGTAAGACACAAATTGGTTAAAGACATAATCAATGCTTACGAGAAACATTACAGTGATAATGGGAAAAGCGCTTAA
- the mazG gene encoding nucleoside triphosphate pyrophosphohydrolase: protein MTGEKFENLWAIMKRLRQECPWDKEQTHDSIKAATLEETYEMIEAIDLKDYNELKAELGDLLLHIVFHSAIAEENKNFSINDVIDSITDKLIRRHPHIFSDTKVKDTKEILKNWEEIKLSEGRDSVLEGVPKNLPSLARAYRLQEKASKVGFDWEKKEDVWKKVIEEIEEMHEMEKAGNQAEFEKEMGDVFFALTNYARFLGVNPENALRLTNEKFIARFSYVEKKIKESGKSLSGSTLTEMDKFWDESKKFI from the coding sequence ATGACCGGTGAAAAATTTGAAAATCTCTGGGCAATTATGAAACGATTACGTCAAGAATGTCCGTGGGATAAAGAACAGACTCATGATTCGATTAAAGCAGCTACTCTTGAAGAAACCTATGAAATGATAGAGGCGATAGATCTGAAAGATTATAATGAGTTAAAAGCCGAACTTGGCGATCTGCTTCTTCATATAGTTTTTCATTCTGCAATAGCCGAAGAGAATAAAAATTTTTCTATCAATGATGTAATAGATTCCATAACAGATAAATTGATAAGACGTCACCCGCATATTTTCAGTGATACAAAAGTTAAAGACACAAAAGAAATTTTGAAAAATTGGGAAGAGATAAAACTTTCGGAAGGAAGAGATTCCGTTTTAGAGGGCGTCCCGAAAAATCTGCCAAGTTTAGCACGCGCTTACCGTTTGCAGGAGAAAGCTTCTAAAGTCGGTTTTGATTGGGAGAAGAAAGAAGATGTTTGGAAAAAGGTTATTGAAGAAATAGAAGAGATGCATGAAATGGAAAAAGCCGGTAACCAGGCTGAGTTCGAAAAAGAGATGGGAGATGTTTTCTTTGCTCTAACTAATTATGCACGTTTTCTCGGCGTTAACCCGGAAAATGCTTTAAGACTTACAAACGAAAAATTTATTGCGCGGTTTAGCTATGTTGAAAAGAAAATAAAAGAATCGGGGAAATCTTTATCTGGATCCACTTTAACAGAGATGGATAAATTCTGGGATGAAAGTAAAAAATTTATTTAA
- a CDS encoding RidA family protein, translated as MIEQKIKEILGYDLPTSAKPLAAYIPAQQSGNLIFTSGQLPTKEGKLIAEGKVGYEVSEEKGIECARVSAINCLAAIKMVIGDLDKIEQVVKLVVFVNSKIGFTAQPKIANGASEFLVQVFGEKGKHARSAVGVSELPINAPVEIEMIVRVSN; from the coding sequence ATGATAGAGCAGAAGATAAAAGAAATCCTTGGTTACGATCTTCCCACTTCGGCGAAACCGCTTGCAGCTTATATCCCAGCACAGCAATCCGGTAATTTAATTTTTACTTCAGGACAGCTACCTACTAAAGAAGGGAAACTTATAGCAGAAGGGAAAGTAGGTTATGAAGTATCCGAAGAAAAAGGAATTGAGTGTGCACGCGTTTCCGCAATTAATTGTTTAGCTGCAATTAAAATGGTAATTGGTGATTTAGATAAAATAGAACAAGTTGTAAAATTAGTTGTGTTCGTAAATTCTAAAATCGGTTTTACCGCACAGCCAAAAATTGCAAACGGTGCGTCGGAATTTTTAGTTCAAGTTTTTGGTGAAAAAGGAAAGCACGCCCGCAGTGCAGTCGGCGTTAGCGAATTACCTATTAACGCACCGGTTGAAATTGAAATGATTGTACGTGTTAGTAATTAA
- a CDS encoding LytR C-terminal domain-containing protein produces MENINPKKSSNPAHRKSSAVNLILNVSIFILAVIILYMLYSIYVKLANNPGEGDTQANGQVASDIIQVEVLNGCGIGGVGDRFTDFLRSNNFDVVNMGNYVSFDVDECLVIDRTGNMANAYKVAKALRIKNENVIQQLNKDYFLDVSVVIGRDYFNLAPFK; encoded by the coding sequence TTGGAAAACATTAACCCAAAAAAATCATCAAATCCGGCACACCGAAAATCTTCCGCTGTTAATCTGATCCTTAATGTATCCATTTTTATTTTAGCCGTAATAATTCTTTACATGCTTTATTCGATCTACGTCAAGCTTGCAAATAATCCGGGAGAAGGCGATACACAGGCAAACGGACAAGTTGCATCGGACATAATTCAAGTTGAAGTTTTGAACGGCTGCGGTATTGGCGGAGTAGGAGATAGGTTCACGGATTTTCTTCGCTCAAATAATTTTGATGTTGTAAATATGGGCAATTACGTTTCGTTTGATGTTGATGAGTGTCTTGTGATTGATAGAACCGGAAACATGGCTAATGCATACAAGGTTGCAAAAGCACTTCGCATAAAAAACGAAAATGTAATTCAACAACTGAACAAAGATTATTTCCTTGATGTCTCGGTTGTCATTGGAAGAGATTATTTTAATTTAGCTCCATTTAAATAA
- the rsfS gene encoding ribosome silencing factor, translating into MDSLKFAKMITEIIKTKKGFDIRILDLRKLSGGIADCFVICSADADRQVKAIADAVDDELHNKGIRCFHKEGFETLNWALLDYFDVVVHVFRAEARSYYNLEKLWGDAPVIKIADEK; encoded by the coding sequence TTGGATTCATTAAAATTTGCAAAAATGATCACAGAGATCATCAAAACTAAAAAAGGTTTTGACATAAGAATACTTGATCTTCGAAAACTTTCCGGAGGAATAGCCGATTGTTTTGTTATCTGTTCGGCTGATGCAGATAGACAGGTTAAGGCAATTGCCGATGCTGTGGATGATGAACTTCATAATAAAGGAATCAGATGTTTTCACAAAGAAGGATTTGAAACACTGAATTGGGCACTGCTTGATTATTTTGATGTTGTGGTTCATGTATTCCGCGCAGAAGCAAGAAGTTATTACAACCTTGAAAAACTTTGGGGAGATGCACCGGTAATTAAAATTGCCGATGAGAAATAA
- the argS gene encoding arginine--tRNA ligase, protein MKNYLIKLFKTTQEKLPYLFEIDPTFSVPSQDNHGDYATNTAMILSKKLKRNPKEIANEIIANLDYDKKIIEKIEIAGPGFINFYFTASYNSQIVKYVLFENENFGKSKKYTGKRAMVEFVSANPTGPLTVGHGRGAVVGDTVANMLEWIGYSVDREYYFNNAGRQMRVLGDSVRLRYLELLGRKIEFPEDYYQGEYIKEIAAKLKNEYGDKLVNEDAEGKFKQAAEKEIFSEIIKTMERIHIRMKNFFNENTLYEDGKIKALLEEFKKKNLSYEKDDAVWLKLTELGNDQDKVIVKATGEPTYRLPDIAYHITKYERNYDLMIDLFGSDHSATYPDVLAGLRALGYDTSKVKVLIHQFVTIMEKGEVVKMSTRKANYITLDELVDEVGSDVVRYFFNMRSITSHLNFDLDLAKKQSDENPVFYLQYAHARISSILRMTKDEGLNSSLENLELLITKEEQNLLKKLYEFPDDVIYSAKNYETNRITSYLEELAALFHRFYTECRIIGSEKKLAEARIALCIAVQTVIRNGLSILGVSAPEKM, encoded by the coding sequence TTGAAAAATTATTTAATTAAACTTTTTAAAACCACACAAGAAAAACTTCCTTATCTCTTTGAAATTGATCCGACATTCTCTGTCCCGAGTCAAGATAATCATGGTGATTACGCAACAAACACTGCAATGATCCTTTCTAAAAAACTAAAAAGAAATCCAAAAGAGATAGCAAATGAAATTATTGCAAACTTAGATTATGATAAAAAAATTATTGAGAAAATAGAAATTGCCGGACCGGGATTTATCAATTTTTATTTTACAGCTTCATACAATTCTCAAATTGTAAAATATGTTCTCTTTGAAAATGAAAATTTCGGCAAGTCGAAAAAATATACCGGTAAGAGAGCGATGGTTGAGTTTGTCTCTGCAAATCCTACCGGACCATTAACAGTTGGACATGGCCGCGGTGCTGTTGTTGGTGATACTGTTGCGAATATGCTTGAATGGATAGGGTATTCTGTTGACCGCGAGTATTACTTCAACAATGCGGGGAGACAGATGCGTGTACTTGGTGATTCTGTTCGTCTGCGTTATTTGGAATTACTCGGACGAAAAATTGAATTTCCGGAAGATTATTATCAAGGCGAATACATTAAAGAAATTGCCGCTAAGTTGAAGAATGAATATGGTGATAAACTTGTCAATGAAGATGCTGAAGGTAAATTTAAGCAAGCCGCTGAGAAAGAAATATTTTCTGAGATTATCAAAACGATGGAACGTATTCATATCCGCATGAAAAACTTTTTTAATGAAAATACTTTGTATGAAGATGGGAAGATCAAAGCTTTGCTCGAAGAGTTTAAGAAAAAAAATCTATCGTATGAAAAAGATGATGCTGTTTGGCTGAAACTGACCGAACTCGGCAACGATCAGGATAAAGTGATTGTAAAAGCGACCGGAGAACCGACATACCGTTTACCGGATATTGCTTATCACATTACAAAATACGAACGCAATTATGATTTGATGATTGATCTTTTCGGCTCCGACCATAGCGCAACTTATCCCGATGTTCTTGCCGGATTGCGCGCACTCGGTTATGATACAAGCAAAGTGAAAGTGCTGATCCATCAATTTGTTACGATAATGGAAAAAGGCGAAGTGGTTAAGATGTCAACCCGCAAAGCAAATTATATAACGCTTGATGAGTTGGTTGATGAAGTAGGGAGTGACGTTGTACGTTACTTTTTTAACATGAGAAGCATTACAAGTCATTTGAATTTTGATCTTGATCTTGCCAAGAAACAATCCGATGAGAATCCGGTTTTTTATCTGCAATACGCCCATGCAAGAATTTCTTCGATTCTACGTATGACAAAAGATGAAGGATTAAATTCTTCTTTGGAAAATCTTGAACTGTTAATTACAAAAGAGGAACAGAATCTTCTCAAAAAACTTTATGAATTTCCGGATGATGTAATCTATAGTGCAAAAAATTATGAAACGAATCGAATCACTTCATACCTTGAAGAATTAGCCGCTCTCTTCCACAGATTTTATACTGAGTGCAGAATTATCGGCAGCGAAAAGAAACTTGCCGAAGCGCGCATTGCACTTTGCATCGCTGTTCAAACTGTAATTAGAAATGGATTATCAATTCTTGGTGTTAGCGCTCCCGAAAAAATGTAA
- a CDS encoding XdhC/CoxI family protein, which yields MEIYSKIIELKKENRSFVTISVVKSTGSTPGKAGFKMVVDHEGKTYGTVGGGAIEMEAIQESKRLMASGEENLLKEYLLSSDEKIINPNVTVVPMSCNGKIWLYYEFERNLPVIYIFGGGHVGQALIEILGKLKYHVILIDNRQELFEKNKAQGINCIYMEYKDFVEQFIPADDSYFVAVTYGHLFDYEILKTLYSRNLVKKYIGIIASRAKAAAMINNLKNEIDANIDLSKLHMPIGLKIGGDTAYEIALSIAAEIQSVRYEKKF from the coding sequence ATGGAAATCTACAGCAAGATAATTGAATTAAAAAAAGAGAATAGAAGTTTTGTAACTATCAGCGTTGTAAAATCAACGGGTTCTACTCCGGGTAAAGCCGGATTTAAGATGGTAGTTGATCACGAGGGAAAGACTTATGGCACAGTTGGCGGCGGCGCCATTGAGATGGAAGCAATTCAAGAATCAAAAAGATTGATGGCTTCCGGTGAAGAAAATTTGTTGAAAGAATATTTACTTAGCAGCGATGAAAAAATAATCAATCCAAATGTAACCGTAGTTCCAATGAGCTGTAACGGTAAGATTTGGCTCTACTATGAATTCGAAAGGAACTTACCTGTAATCTACATTTTCGGCGGGGGACATGTAGGACAAGCTTTGATCGAGATTCTGGGTAAACTTAAATATCATGTAATATTGATTGATAACCGGCAGGAATTATTTGAAAAGAATAAAGCACAAGGAATTAATTGCATCTATATGGAATACAAAGATTTTGTTGAGCAGTTTATTCCGGCGGATGATTCTTATTTTGTTGCTGTTACTTACGGACATCTATTTGATTATGAAATCTTAAAAACATTGTACAGCAGAAATTTAGTTAAGAAGTATATTGGAATAATTGCTTCGCGAGCTAAAGCTGCTGCTATGATAAACAATTTGAAGAATGAAATTGATGCAAACATAGATCTCTCCAAACTTCACATGCCGATTGGATTGAAGATCGGTGGGGATACCGCTTACGAAATTGCACTTTCCATTGCTGCTGAGATACAATCTGTTAGATATGAAAAAAAGTTTTGA
- a CDS encoding DUF5004 domain-containing protein, whose protein sequence is MLNLRRSFLFILAAIVLTIAYGCKKDDSNPTASGDDLVGTWVLTKVIVTTPQGKVNYTPQQAGITMTVTLRSDKTYQQTQTTNGQTTNESGTWSVSNGSIIANATTGTTMTLPYRVNGNILQLDSTTTDPSTGAVLPMTLEYTKQ, encoded by the coding sequence ATGTTGAATCTAAGAAGATCCTTTCTTTTTATTCTCGCCGCAATTGTTCTCACTATAGCATATGGATGCAAGAAAGATGACAGTAATCCAACTGCATCTGGAGATGATCTGGTTGGAACGTGGGTTTTGACAAAAGTAATAGTGACAACTCCGCAAGGAAAAGTAAACTATACTCCACAGCAAGCAGGTATTACTATGACAGTAACATTAAGGAGTGATAAAACTTATCAGCAGACGCAAACAACTAACGGGCAAACAACAAACGAGAGCGGTACATGGAGTGTTTCAAATGGTTCAATAATTGCAAATGCCACTACAGGAACTACAATGACTTTACCTTATCGAGTTAATGGAAATATCTTACAGTTAGATTCTACAACTACCGACCCTTCAACTGGAGCGGTATTACCTATGACACTTGAATATACTAAACAATAA
- a CDS encoding DUF87 domain-containing protein — MTNKIKTSIELEHKNIQKENAKKVFSELIQNPQYVGELFSINYETAKVQIHDNERKKVGGIPSLSFLIATRINVESDEMDFKEEDASIILLRVKDAAPLPNSSEAERIRVESAQRISGETDKHWDADGVMDTKTRVYLGYAGLECRIIGTFFLDAIDEENPESPLQLKFGSDISNYYPNRGLKVYKPNATALQRIVNYVDPKNVADHFEKYGNRSTVELGNIRYASTNRKYQHIDGVPVSIYPADLLSQKTALFGMTRTGKSNTTKIIAKSVYELRFPAEGEGKSLRIGQLIFDPNGEYANENVQDNNNALKNIWSINCSLTSENERKEYKNREIVTYGLLTHPNDPDRILMLLNFYTTENLQIGKEIIDNMFSNDDPIYIKNFMQIVFEAPDLNDRSAVIRYNRRILAYRSILFRAGFTPPTTLRPQTSGLFNQRLVQALQQYTGDDEITYHSAATILQNNNPTWGQVADAFEAIEKFIRNDSVTGYNTFENWYVNQRPNASGDKWAEEDFKKLIGIFQYPNGIRRIGRASNQHTHLTTTDYAVDIYRDLEAGKLVIIDQSSGSPELNESSSRRIMQRIFDENKSRFTSGQTPPDIMVYVEEAHNLLPPDKEKDYRDIWVRTAKEGAKLRIGMVYATQEVSSIQKNILKNTANWFIGHLNNTDETKELCKYYDFADFEPSIRRAQDKGFLRVKTLSNPFVIPVQIKFFTVEE; from the coding sequence ATGACCAATAAGATAAAAACATCGATTGAATTAGAACACAAAAACATTCAAAAAGAAAATGCAAAAAAAGTATTCTCGGAGTTAATCCAGAATCCTCAGTATGTTGGTGAATTATTCTCTATCAATTATGAAACTGCAAAAGTTCAAATCCATGATAATGAGAGAAAAAAAGTTGGTGGAATCCCGAGTCTTAGTTTTCTAATTGCAACGAGAATAAATGTTGAATCAGATGAGATGGATTTCAAAGAAGAAGATGCTTCAATAATTCTTTTAAGAGTTAAAGACGCGGCCCCATTACCAAATAGTTCGGAAGCAGAGAGAATACGAGTTGAATCAGCACAAAGGATCAGCGGTGAAACCGATAAGCATTGGGATGCGGATGGGGTAATGGATACGAAGACAAGAGTTTACCTTGGGTATGCCGGTCTTGAATGCAGAATTATTGGTACATTTTTTTTGGATGCCATAGATGAAGAAAATCCTGAATCACCACTTCAATTAAAATTTGGAAGCGATATATCAAATTATTATCCGAATCGTGGGTTAAAAGTATATAAACCGAACGCAACAGCACTTCAAAGAATTGTCAATTATGTTGATCCAAAAAATGTTGCAGATCATTTTGAAAAATATGGTAACCGTTCAACTGTTGAATTAGGTAATATTCGATATGCTTCTACAAACAGAAAGTATCAGCATATTGATGGAGTTCCTGTGTCGATCTATCCAGCCGATCTACTTTCGCAAAAGACTGCTTTATTTGGTATGACAAGAACTGGTAAGTCGAATACAACAAAAATAATTGCAAAGTCTGTCTATGAACTAAGATTCCCTGCAGAGGGAGAAGGCAAATCTTTAAGAATTGGTCAATTAATCTTTGATCCTAATGGAGAATATGCGAATGAAAATGTTCAAGACAATAATAATGCTCTTAAAAATATCTGGAGTATAAACTGTTCTTTGACTTCCGAAAACGAAAGAAAGGAATACAAGAATAGGGAAATTGTAACATATGGATTATTAACACACCCTAATGATCCCGATAGAATTCTAATGCTGCTTAATTTTTATACTACAGAAAATTTACAAATAGGTAAAGAGATTATTGATAATATGTTTTCGAACGATGACCCAATTTATATTAAAAATTTTATGCAAATAGTTTTTGAAGCTCCAGATCTTAATGATAGAAGTGCTGTGATAAGATATAACAGAAGAATTTTAGCGTATAGATCAATTTTATTTCGTGCTGGTTTTACTCCTCCAACAACTTTAAGACCTCAAACGAGTGGATTATTTAATCAAAGATTAGTTCAAGCACTTCAACAATATACGGGTGATGATGAAATAACTTATCATTCAGCAGCCACAATTTTGCAAAATAATAATCCAACTTGGGGGCAGGTTGCTGATGCATTTGAAGCTATTGAAAAATTTATTAGAAACGATAGCGTTACTGGATATAATACGTTTGAAAATTGGTATGTAAATCAAAGACCGAATGCTAGTGGAGATAAATGGGCAGAAGAAGATTTCAAAAAACTAATTGGAATTTTTCAATATCCCAATGGTATAAGGCGTATTGGAAGAGCATCAAATCAACACACACATTTAACTACAACAGATTATGCAGTTGATATTTACCGTGATCTAGAAGCTGGCAAACTAGTTATTATTGATCAGTCAAGTGGCAGTCCTGAATTAAACGAATCTTCTTCAAGAAGGATAATGCAGAGAATATTTGATGAAAATAAATCAAGATTCACTTCTGGGCAAACCCCACCAGATATAATGGTTTATGTTGAAGAAGCCCATAACTTATTACCCCCTGATAAGGAAAAAGATTATAGAGATATTTGGGTTAGAACAGCTAAAGAAGGAGCTAAATTACGTATTGGTATGGTATATGCCACTCAAGAAGTTAGTAGTATTCAAAAGAATATTTTGAAAAACACTGCTAACTGGTTTATTGGGCATTTGAATAATACAGACGAAACAAAAGAACTGTGCAAATATTATGATTTTGCAGATTTCGAACCTTCTATTCGTAGAGCTCAAGACAAAGGATTTTTAAGAGTAAAAACATTAAGTAATCCTTTTGTTATTCCTGTACAAATTAAGTTTTTTACTGTTGAGGAGTGA